The genomic window CTCCGGGAGAGCCGCGTGCTCGTTCTGGGGCTGTCGTACAAACCGGGCGTCGGCGACATTCGGAGTTCGAAGGTCGCAGACGTCGTCGATCGGCTCGCGGAGTTCGACATCGACGTCGCCGGGTTCGATCCGTTCGCGGACGACGACGCGGTCCGAAACGCCTTCGATCTGGACGTCCAAGAGACGCTCTCGTTCGATGGGTTCGATGCCGTCGTGGTCGCGACGCCACACTCGGAGTTCGAGCAACTCGACCTCGAGGCAGTGGCCTCCGAACTCGCGGCCGACCCGGCGCTGGTCGACGTGACGGGAACCCTCGACGAAGACACGGCCTGCGAAGCGGGGTTCGTCTACCGACGGTTATGACGGCATCCTCCCACCCGAGCTCGACGGAGACGAAGCGAGTCGTCGTGACGATCCAGCATCCGGGTCACGTCCACTTCTTTCGCCATCCCATCGAGGAGCTCCGGGCCCGCGGCCACGAGGTCTACGTCTTCGCCCGCGAGAGCGACGTGGCGATCGACCTCCTCGAGGCCTACGACATCGATCACGAGGTGCTCGCCGGTACGTCCGACTCGCTGGTCTCGATGGCCGCGGTTCAGGCGACCTACGAGGCGAAGCTGCTGCGACGGGCCCGCCGGATCGATCCGGACGTCATCACGGCCATCGGCGGCGTCGCCGCCGCCCACGTCGCGTCAGTGCTTCGGACGACGAGCGTCGTCTTCTACGACACCGAACACGCGACGCTCGTCACGAAGCTCGCCTACCCGTTCGCGGACGTGATCTGCACGCCGTCGTGCTATCGGGGGGAGATCGGCTCGAAACAGGTGACGTATCCGGGCTATCACGAACTCGCCTACCTCCACCCTGACCGATTCGATCCGGACCCGGCCGTCCTCGAGTCGGTCGGACTGGCTCCCGACGATCGGTTCGCCGTCGTTCGACTCAGCAGCTGGGAGGCGTCCCACGACGTCGGCCACGACGGGTTCGACGATCCCCGCGAGGTCGTCGATCGGCTCGAGGACGCCGGCGCCGAGGTCCTGCTCTCGGCCGAGGGCGAACCGCCCGCGGCGCTCGCGGAGTACGGGTTCGAGACGGCGCCAGAGCGGCTCCACGATCTGCTCGCGTACGCCGACGTCGTCCTGAGCGAGGGCGCGACGACCGCGGCGGAAGCCGCCGTCCTCGGAACGCCGGCAGTCTACGTCAATCCGCTCTCGCTGGGATACACGACGGAGCTCGACTCCGAGTACGGCCTCCTGTTCGAGTACACCGGCGAGCGGCGACACGACCGCGGGCTCGATCGGGCCGCGTCGGTCCTCGAAGAGCCGACCGAAACGTGGGCGCAACGCCACCAGCGACTGCTGTCGGAACGGATCGACGTAACCGACCTCGTCGTCGAACAGATAGAAACACACGCGCGAACATCCACACCGGATCGCCCGCCGTCCGCAACGAATCCGACCGAATCATGAACGTACTCCAGCTGGTCACCTCGCCGCGACCGTTTTTCGACCACCAGGTATCGGTCCTCGAGGAGCGCGGCATCGACTGTACCGTCCGCACCGTTCCCGGAGCGGACGACGCCGGCGGCCGATCGCCGGCGGACTACGCCCGGTTCTACCCGGCCGTCCTCTCGGAGATTCGCTCGGCCGAGTACGATCTGGTCCACGCGAACTACGGACTCACGACGCCGTTCGCGTTCGCCCAGCCGACCCGCCCCGTCGTGGTGAGTCTCTGGGGCACGGACCTGATGAGCGACCGCTCGTGGCTCCGGACGATCAGCCGATACGCGGCTCGCGGAGCCGACGCCGCGATCGTTCCGAGCCGACCCATGTCCGAGGCACTCGAGACCGACCACCACGTAATCCCCTTCGGCGTCGACACCGAGCAGTTCAGGCCGATTCCCCAGGCGGAGGCCCGCGAGCGTGTCGGCTGGGAGACCGACCAGCCGATCGCGCTCTTCCCGTACGACACCGAGCGTGCGGTCAAGGACTTCCCCCGCGCGCGTCGGCTCGTCGAACGGGTCGACGTCGACCTCGAGTTGCGTCCGGTCTCCGGCGTCGACCACGAGGAGATGCCCTACTACATGAACGCCAGCGACGTCCTCCTCGTCACGTCGAACCGCGAGAGCGGACCGATGGTCGTCAAAGAGGCCGCCGCGTGTAACCTGCCGATCGTCTCGACCGACGTCGGTTTCGTCCGCGAGACGATCGGCGACGTGGCCAATTGCGTCGTCAGCGACGACGACGAGGCGCTGGTCGCGGGCCTCGAGCGGGTCGCCACCGTTCGCGGTCGGTCCGACGGCCGCGACGTCATCGACGGACTGCGCCTCGAGGAGCTGGGCGACCGGCTCCACGAGGTGTACCGCCGCGTCCTCGAGCGCCCCGACTGCTCGAGTCAGCCGACGGGGGTGGGCCATGGGACGTAATCCGGCCGGGAGGCTCTCGGACCTCCGCCCGCTGCGACTCGACACCGTCGCGGCGCTCGGCGGGCTCCTGATCGCACTGGTGCTGTTTCCGCTGCGATTTCTGGCGTCGCAGGTCTATCTCGATACGGTTCCGGTAATCCTCGGAACGGCGTGTATCCTGTACCTCGTCTGTCTGTATCAACGACAGCAGACGACCGACGACGCCCGCCTGACCCTTCCGTCGCAGGTAACGATGTCACTCCCGACGCTGGTCCTCCTCGGGCTCGCGGGACTGATCGTCCTGACGGTTCTCGAGGGCTCCCGAACGGTCCGGTTCTTCGCCCTCGCGAGCGTCGTTGGGACCCTGCTGGTCGGCCAGATCCTCTTCGCGAGCGACCGCGATTTCAACGCCCGACTGTTGTTGCTGCAGGTCGTCCTCTTCGCGCTCGTCTTCCGCGGGACCGCGCTCTACGCGACGCCGGGGTTCATCGGGATCGACGTCTGGACGCACATGGGGCTGACCGAACAGATCGTGACGGAGGGTCGAGTCGGTGCGATCTCACACGACAAGCACTACGCCTCGCCGTTCTACCACCTCCTGGTCACCGCCTCGTCGATGCTGTTCGACGTGTCGCTGCGCTCCGCGCTGTACCTCACGCTCGGCGTCGTGATGCCGATCTCGGTCCTGCTCGTCTACGCCGGGGGGAACCTGCTCGTCTCGCAGCGGTGGGCGACGCTGGCGGCGGCGGTGTACGCGCTCGCCAGCCACGTGTCGATGTGGGGCCTGCATCTCATCCCCACGAGCATGGGGCTGGTCTTCTTCCTCGCGATGGTGTACGCGTTGCTCCGGGTGATGCGCATCGAGTACACGACCCGTGACTTCTCGCTGTTGCTCCTCTCGAGCGTCGCCGTGATCCTCACCCACCAGGTGTCGACGTTCATCATGCTCGTGTTGCTGCTCGCGGCGTTCGTCGCACAGTTGGTCTTCGAGATCGGTCCGCTCGGGCTGGCGCGACTCGACACGAGCGTGTTCCGGACGAAGAGACCGGTCAACCTCGTCGGCCTCGTCGTCTTCAACGTCGGGCTGACGATCTTCGTCTGGTCGCTGACACCCTACCGCCAGCAGTCGTTCCTCGCGACCGTGCTGAGCTACTTCCGCCAGACCGTCGAGGAGAGTGCCGGCTTCCTCAACATCGCGAGCGGCTCCGGCGATGACGCGGCCGAGGCGGGAGCCGCGGAGGCGGCGACGACGCTGCTCGACCAAGTCGTCCCCTACGTCGAAGAGGTGGGCTTTCTCTTCCTGCTCGGGGCGACGTTCGTCGGCTGCCTGTACATCGTCCACCGGCGCCGGGCCGAGCAGTCGGTGTTCACGCTGCTGCTCGCGGCGGCGTTCATGCTGGTGTTCGTCATGGGGTTCCCGATGTTCGGGATCCACACGTTCATCCCGAACCGGTGGTTCGCGTTCCTCTACGCGCCGATGGCGATCCTCGGCGCGATCGGGCTGCGGACCCTCGACCGGGGACTCGCGCCCGCGCTGGTTGTCGTCGTTCTCCTCCTGTTCACGCTCGTCTACCCGGGCGCGATGATCGTGGCCTCGGAGAGCAACATCGACAACCCGGTCTTCGAGGACCACCACGAGCAACTCGCCTACGAGGAGTCGGAACTGGCCGCCGTCGGGTCGATCGGCGAGATGACCGGCTCGCCCGACGGCAGCGAAATCAGACCCTACCAGGGGCTCTACACCGACCATCCCTATCAGACGCTGTTCAGTCGGACCGGTGCCTATCCGTCGACGGACATAGCGACGGTCCCCGAAGGCGGGACCGCCGACCACGACTACGTGGTCCATCGGACGACCGCCGCGAACCAGGCGGTCTACTTCAACAACGCCGACGGAGCGGGCCGGATCGAGCAGGCCACCGCCGACCGGCTCTGTGGGCCGAACCAGGCCACGGTGTACACGAACGGTGACGTGACGATGTGTACGCCTTCACCGTCCACCGACTAGGTGAGAGCGACACCGCGACGCTCTCCGTCTCTATTTCTCGCACGGAACGGAATCGACGTCTCGAGGCCGGCGGGTAGCGACGACTGCTTCTCGAGGTGAGGATCGGTACAGTTGCTTCTCGGATCGAGGACCGGGTGCGACTGTATCTCGAGGCCGACGAGCGGCGACACCTCCCTTCCGAGGCCGAGGAACGCTGGTGACACCGCGACCGTGACGAGTGCGTTCCGTAGCGGTGTGATCCGATAGCCACGACCATCGGGCGTCGATCCGCGAACCGCTCTCCGTCCGAACGCCCGCTGGTCACACCGTCCGGTAGATCGAACGGGACTGCCGAGGGAGGGCGTCGAACGCGATCGGTATGGGCCGACGTGCTGGAACCGCGAACACCGTCCTGAACAGTGGGACCTCGAGGACGGAGCGAGCGGGCCGATCCGATGGCATCGAGCGCGGTCAGCGCTTCCTCGACGATCGACGGTGCGGCGTCGTGTACGCTGCGAGACGACGTTGCAACCGCCGCCAGACGTCGGTGACGATCGATTGCCCTTGGACAGCCAGCACTGCGGCAGCGATCGTGACTCCGATCTGGAAGAGAATCCGAAGCGTCAGTCTCGGGACGACCTGGCTCACGAGCGCGCGATCCGGTCGCGTCGGATCGGACACATTGGGTAGGCGGATCGCGTACGCGAGCACAACAAGTCTCCGCGACCGGCCAGTTCTCGACTCCGCGTCGGCCGACTGTGATGCCGACGAGCCAGCGCAGCGGGATGACGACAGCGAGTGGACCCGCTGGTCAGTGATGCCGACCGTCCAGAAAGGGGTTCATCGATGAAATCGGGTACCGGGGAACCGACGACAGCGATCGCCTCTCGAGCCGACGGCGACCGCTATTCTACCACGACCGGGAGGTGCATAGTCCGGTAGGCGTTCTCGGACGTTGGCTCCGACGGCGGCTCGCCCTCGTAGAGCAGCACCGTCAACCGGAGGTCGTCGCCCGTCATCGTCGGCGTGATCTCGAGCGTCTGCTCGCGCGCCTCACCGTCGGCGATCGTCACGGACGCTCGGGCGAGTTCGTCACGTTCCGCGACGGTCACGTTGTCACCGTCGCCCTCGGTTCGCTCGAGCAAGACGACCGTCGTGTAGTCGCGTTCGGCGTGCTCCTGATTCGTGATCGTCACCTGCAGGTCCTCGGCCTGGCCGGCGGTGTACGTCGAGTTGTACAGCGTCTCGGTCTCGTCCGTGACGTTCGTGACGTTCTCGGTTTCGACCGAAAGCTCAGTGAAGCCGTCGCCCTGTGGCGGGTTGATAGCCGCGAACCCGGCACTCGCGAGCAGCACCACCAGTCCGACGGCGATCGCGAGGTTGTACGGTCGCGGATCGAGTCGCTCGTAGGCTCTCGGTCGCTCCCGGGAGAAGAATAGCGACCCCGCCGATACCGACGGCGAGAACCGTCGCTCCGACGGACACCGGTAGCGAGCCACGATCGCGATCAGTGACAGGACGACGGTCAGCGATGCAAGCCCGAGGAGTACCGTTTCCGCGGTGATACCCCGAGGGGTAACGGACGCGAAAAGGGCAACCGTCGGAACGAGGGCGATGCTAAACACGACCGACAGGACGAACCGTTCGATCGACTCGAGTCCGCCGGTCACCAGACGCGGCGTCTCGAGTCCGGTCTTCTGCCTGTCGAACGGCTGGTACTCGTCAGCCGATTCGGACGGAAACAGGATCGAGACGAACGCATATCCGGGAAGACAGAGAACGATCGGGAGCGCTATCGCGGTTCGTATCACGCCATCGATTCCGGAAACGATGCCGAACGTGAGGCCGCCGGTGAACGCGATCACCGCTGCCAGATCGAGAAACCACCATTGACTGTCGCTCATTACCGGAAATATCCGGTCGGCGTGCGGTTTATTATCGTCCCGATAAGCCGGTTTGACCCGGTCGATAGGGCGGTCTCCTGTGGTTGATTTACCAGAAATGAGACAATATTTCCTCGTAAGTACCTTTCGTTTGTTCTAGAGCGTTCCGAACGCTCCAACGATAGGAAATTTAGTATAATTTACTCACTATTATTACCTTCTATGAAAATAGAAATAAAACAATCAGTGATTCGTGAATCACGCGTATTGGGGCCTCATCGGCGAGATATTGCAGTTTTAAAATAAACTAAAAGGATCGAGCTCGTTTGTGAAAACACTTAAAATGAGTTTGTCTGAGAGATACGGTTTCAACCCTTTATTACACACTTCTGATTAGGGGAGATTGGCGCAATGAAAGCAGCACATATCAGCTCCGAAGGTGATACTGAGCAGGATATGGCCGACGCAGACGACCAGTCGGCTGACCCGGACGAGCAATCGGCTGATTCGGCCTCGCTCTCCAAGGACGAGATCTTCCACCTCCTGCAAAACGAACGCCGTCGGTTGGTCCTCAGGTACCTTCGCGGCACCGAAGACCCCGTGCGTATGCGCGATATCGCCGAACAGGTCGCAGCGTGGGAACACGATACGACTGTCGAGGAGCTCACCTCGAAGCAACGTCAGCGCGTCTATATTCCGCTCTACCAGTCCCACCTCTCGAAGCTCGACGAAGCGGGGCTCATCGACTATCAGAAGAACCGCGGCATCGTCGAACGGCAACCGCGCGCAGATAAGGTCGATCAGTACCTGCAGGACGGCCCCGAGACGGACTCGAGCGACGAGGAGGAGTCCGACGCGGGCCTCGACGATTACTACGTCGGCTCGACGGTCCTCGGCTTCGCGCTGCTGCTCGGTGCGGTACTCGAGCTCCCGTTCACGTCGTTCCTCTCGGGAATCGCGCTGAGCGCGTGCATTCTGCTCATGTTCACGGTATCGACGATCAAACGACTCCTCGACTGATATGTGACAGTACGTTACAGCGATGCAGTAGTTTCTCGAGACGGCTCAGACGAGCAGCGCAACGCCGACGAGCGCGATCGCCAGTCCGGACGTAACCAGTACGGCGAGTCCCGCGAGCCGAAGCATTCTCTGGAGTTCGAACCCGCTCGACTCGCGTCTGGTGACAGCGTCGGTTTGGACCGTGCGGCGATCGACGAGTCCCTGTTCCGCGTCGAACTCGACGTGGCCCGTCGTATCGAGTTCCGGAAGGCGATACTGGTAGAGCCGTTCGTGAACGGACGCCCACGTCTCGACCGACGGTCGAGCCGGGTGGATCAGTTCGTCGGCGACCTCGTCGACGGTGACGGGCGTCTCCATCTCGTCCAGTACGGACAGCAACTCGGTGTTGGAGTCCGGGACGAACTCGGCCGCGGATCCCGAAGTCGAGAGATCGGTCGACGGGTCCCGATAAATGGTGACACCCGAAACCGTCTCGGCGTCGGTATCGTCGGAGCCGTCCTCGGACTCGGACGAATCCGACGGCGTAGCGAACAACCAAGACGGCGTCAGACGCATATTCCGCGGTAATCCTGCGCGGTATATAAGTATTGTTACGGTTGATCTGGGCAAACGATTTGTCCTGGGATTAAACAGGTTGAAACTACCGTTCCGGTCATCAAAAGTGACTGGTATTCCGACCGCAATCGGGTCGATATATCAAATCGCTGCGAACTCCGGCGGGGCGAGCCACGGCAGCGACGCCTCGGAGGACGCGGTCCAGCAGTCGAGCCACGTCCGGAGATCGACGAGCCGCAACTTGTGTCTGACCGGCAGGTCGTGGACGTGCTCGAGGTCATCTAGGTATCGCCGGTCGAAATCGTAGCGGTCGAACAGCGTCCGGCGGTCGGGCCACGGCGGCTGAAACGACTCGAGGAACGGGGTCTTCCGCCGAACGAAGCGCTCGACCTCGTTGAGCAGCGTCTCGTCGTGTGGACGGTCCGGCGGCCTGTACCGCAAGATCTCGTCGTCGACCCGCGTACAGGCCTCGAGGAATGTCTCCGTCGTGCGGTGTTCCGGCGGCGTCCGGAGGTGCCAGTCGAGCAGTTCGCGGTCGACCGCGGGAAACGACGTCACGAACTGATCGGCCAAATGTGCGTGAAACGGCATCGAGGGCTGGTTGGAAATACCGACGCAGGTGAGCGCGTTCTGTACAGTGTCCGCACGGGACGACCGCGCGTCGAGCTCGTCGGCGATCGCGTCCCTGACGAACGACTCCGGATCGACGCCGAACGACGTCCGTTCGGCGAGGTCGCGACTGGCGTCGCGGCTGTAGCCGAAGGTCTCGAGCAACTCCTCGACGGGATCGGGATCGGGATCGAGTCTCCCGGTCGGGATCCGCTTGTCGAGGACGTCGACGGTCTGCTCTGCGGTGAAGTGACCCCGGAGGAACGTATCACAGAGCAGGCCGTGAAACATCGTGTCGACGTCCATCTCGTCGGTGTAGCCGGCGTGGTGGATGTGCAGCGATTCCTTGATACCCTGCGAGTAGCGCACCTTCGACTCGTCGGGGCGGAGATATCGCTCGTCCGGCGGAAACGCCGTGTGACTCGCGCCGTACTGTTCGGCGAGGCGACTCGCGACCTGTACTTCCTGTGCGTCCGGATCGCCGACGGTGAAACTGCGCTCGATTCCGGGAATCCCCGCGAGGAGGACCCGCGAGTCGTAGCCCGCCGACAGGAGAACGCCCTTGGTCCCGGACAGCGTCGACCGCCGCCGAAACGCCCGCTCGAGGCGGTCTGCGAGCTCGGCGACGTAATCGAACGACTCCGGGCGGTAGACGAACCGCTCGAGCGAGTCGATGGCGTCGGCCCGGAGTAGGCTGTCGATCGGCAGTCGGCTGAGTTCCGTGACGGCGGTTTTCTCGCCGAGGGCAACGCCGAGGTGGAGGAACTCGAGGACGCCGTCCCGATCGATCGTCGGCTCCGGAACCGTCCGTCCGACCTCGGCGGCGTCGGTCCCGAAGACGCGCGTCCCGGGCTCGTCGGTGTAGAAACACTCGCGGGATCGGGCCGGATCCGTCGCCACGAACGCGTCGTCCGCACCGACGTCGATGACGGCCAGATACGAGCCGTTGAGCGCGTCCAGGGCGTCGCGGCCCGCCGTCTCGTAGCGTTCGAGCAGCCAGCGCGCGGCGTTGGACTCCTCCGACGACTCGTCGTTGGGGACGTACGCTTCGCCCCAGACGACACACCGGGCGTCGCCGTCCGCGTAGCTGGCGGTCCAGCCGGGCGCACCGAGCGCGTCGTCTCTGATACCGACGGTGACGGACGGTCCCGTCAGTACCTGATCGAATTCGTCGCTCGCCCTGTATCGCTCGAACGTCTCTCTGTCGCCGAATACGCCGAAGAGTTCCCTATTCATCGAAGACCACCGTCGCGACGTGCGATCGAAGTGGACCGGCGACGATTCGACCGATCGATAGCCGACCGACCACCGATCCCCGATCGCGGACGCGGCCATCGTCTCTCCGAGCGATACGACAATTACTATGCCATTGTTAAGACCTGGAACGGCCGTATAGTGCCGATTCGAGCGACGGCTGATTCCGGCCTATCGGATCTATAATAATGTCCCGACTGTCAGTAGCTTCGGGTCGTCAATGCCACAGCAGCGACCTACCCGCCGACGAGTTCTCGCACTGTCGAGCGCAACCGCGATCGCCGGTCTCGCGGGGTGTACCGATCAGCTCAGCTCCGTCCTCGGCGAGTCGGACGACGATTCGAAAGAAGAGAAGAACGAGACGGACGACGAGTCGACCGAACAGGCGGCTGCACTCGCTGACGGCGTCCCGCCGCTCGAGACGGAGTACGACAGCCGCGAGAAGTACCGCCAGCCCGGCGAGTCGCTCGACGACTTCAGCGACCTCTCCGACTGGGAGGTCACCCGGGGGTCGGGAACCGCCGATCAGGACGTCGTCTTCGACGGCGACCAGAGCTTCAAGCTGGAATCGAACGGCCAGGAGAACATCGTCGCGC from Haloterrigena sp. KLK7 includes these protein-coding regions:
- a CDS encoding DUF354 domain-containing protein, whose product is MTASSHPSSTETKRVVVTIQHPGHVHFFRHPIEELRARGHEVYVFARESDVAIDLLEAYDIDHEVLAGTSDSLVSMAAVQATYEAKLLRRARRIDPDVITAIGGVAAAHVASVLRTTSVVFYDTEHATLVTKLAYPFADVICTPSCYRGEIGSKQVTYPGYHELAYLHPDRFDPDPAVLESVGLAPDDRFAVVRLSSWEASHDVGHDGFDDPREVVDRLEDAGAEVLLSAEGEPPAALAEYGFETAPERLHDLLAYADVVLSEGATTAAEAAVLGTPAVYVNPLSLGYTTELDSEYGLLFEYTGERRHDRGLDRAASVLEEPTETWAQRHQRLLSERIDVTDLVVEQIETHARTSTPDRPPSATNPTES
- a CDS encoding DUF1616 domain-containing protein; this translates as MSDSQWWFLDLAAVIAFTGGLTFGIVSGIDGVIRTAIALPIVLCLPGYAFVSILFPSESADEYQPFDRQKTGLETPRLVTGGLESIERFVLSVVFSIALVPTVALFASVTPRGITAETVLLGLASLTVVLSLIAIVARYRCPSERRFSPSVSAGSLFFSRERPRAYERLDPRPYNLAIAVGLVVLLASAGFAAINPPQGDGFTELSVETENVTNVTDETETLYNSTYTAGQAEDLQVTITNQEHAERDYTTVVLLERTEGDGDNVTVAERDELARASVTIADGEAREQTLEITPTMTGDDLRLTVLLYEGEPPSEPTSENAYRTMHLPVVVE
- a CDS encoding glycosyltransferase; this encodes MNVLQLVTSPRPFFDHQVSVLEERGIDCTVRTVPGADDAGGRSPADYARFYPAVLSEIRSAEYDLVHANYGLTTPFAFAQPTRPVVVSLWGTDLMSDRSWLRTISRYAARGADAAIVPSRPMSEALETDHHVIPFGVDTEQFRPIPQAEARERVGWETDQPIALFPYDTERAVKDFPRARRLVERVDVDLELRPVSGVDHEEMPYYMNASDVLLVTSNRESGPMVVKEAAACNLPIVSTDVGFVRETIGDVANCVVSDDDEALVAGLERVATVRGRSDGRDVIDGLRLEELGDRLHEVYRRVLERPDCSSQPTGVGHGT